The window TTTTGCTCAAGAGGCATCTCATCCTTTATACATTTTGAGCTTCTGCCAAGATGTTGTTGAGTCATGTTTTTGCAGGTTTCACTACCACTAAAGGAagaactactactactactactgggGTCATAACATGCAAGGTACTGATATGGTTCCTCATCCATAGTTGGGGTAGGGCACCTTTCATCAGGTTCACTTTCTGAGATCTCTAGCTGGTTGGATTTCCTTCCATCATAAAGCGATTTTTTGCCAGCAGAGAGTTCTTCCTTTTTACCGCAAATCTGAGATGTACTGCATACCTCTTTGGGTGGGACAGTTTCAGGGTGGGTATTTTCATGGATAAAGGATATTTTGGTCTCGCCTTGTACTTCCTCAGCGTTGCCCTCTGAGTGTGAGTCGTCTGACTGCATTACATCTTCTCCAGAGATATCTATTCCAATAAATGGAATTACAATCCGACCATCTATCTTTTCCAatcctttgtttgtttcatcaattttgagatttgtttttttattcaatgcCTCCTCAGTTTCACACCCTGTTACAGTGTCACACTGAGGTGAATGAGACAGATGATGAAACAGATCTTTTTGGGTTTTGTTATCAGCATTTAGCTCTTCCTCATTTGATTTGGTATCCTGATCTTCATGATCATGAAGACTTACACTGAAGGTTGTCATTGCTTTGTTTTGGCTTTCTGTTGCAACAGTGTCATTTTTCTGGGAAGCTGACCCATCTGCAGAAGACTCAACCACTGAGCAGGTGCTCTCATCAGATATGGGTAATTCTGatttctgaaaatgtgcttCATCTGCTAAACAAGTATTATTTTCAGAATTTGACTCAGCTACAGGTTCATTTTTAATAGGCTCCATTTCTGATGAAGGATGAGGAGCTTTTTCTGAAATGGCATGTTCATCTATTATTGCACTGTCATTTGCGCACACATTTCTCAACTGTAAATCATGGCAGGTATCTCCTTTGTTCTCTGCTTTACATGGTTGCACATCCAAAGGTGCCTGCTGATTACACTCTGTGATGCAATCCTTATTTACTGAGTCTGTGCCATCACATATCATAGGTATTGGCTGATCACTCAAAACTCCCAAAGAAATACAATTTTCAGAATTCTCCTCAACTGCAGTTTCATTATCAATAGGCTCCATGTCTGATTGAGTATGAGGAGCTTTTTCTGAAATGGCCAGTTCATCTGTCAACGCACTGTCATTTGCACACACCTTTCTTAACTGTAAACTGGGGCAGGTATCTTCTTTGTTGTCTGCCTGAAGTGGTTGCTCATTCAATGGTGCTTGGCCATTACACTCTGGGGCGAAATCCTTTACTGAGTCTGAACCATCATGTGTCATAGAGATTGGCTTATAATTCAAATCTGCCAAACAATTATCACTTTCTGAATTCTCCTCAACTGCAGATTCATTATCAACAGGCTCCATTTCTGATGGAGCAAGAGGAGCTTTTTCTAAAATGACATGTTCATCTGTCAATAAACTGCCATTTGCACACAGCTTTCCTAACTCTGAGTCATTGCAGGCATCGTCTTCGCTTTTTGCTTGAGATGATTCCTCATTCAATGGTGTTTGTCCATTAAACGCTGTGATACAGTCTTTGACTGAGTCTGGGCCATCAGACATCATTGGTAATGTATCATCTCTCAAATCTACCACACAGACACCTTTTTCTAAATTTTCCTCAACTGCAGGCTCATCGTCAATCAGCTCCATTTCCGATGGTGCGAGAGGAGCTTTTTCTGAAATGGCATGCTCATCTGCCAATGCACTGCCATTTGGACACAGCTTCCTTAACTCCAAATCATGGCAGGCTTCTCCTTGGCTGTCTGCTTGAGGTGGTTGCTCATCAAATGATGTTTGGCCATTACACTCTGAGATGCAATTCTCCTTTGCGGAGTCTGGGCCATCACACATCATAGGAGATGGTTGATCATTCCCACCACTGTCAGCTTCTACATCTGAAATGTGATTGTCTTTCTCATCAAGTCCATCTTCTTTCCCAAAGTGATCGTCTTCAATCACTTTAACTTCACGCACTGCATGACAATCCTCATCTTCATCAACATTTTCAGCCTTGCCTGTTGAGACTACTTCAGGTTCCACCCTTGAAGACTGCTTCTCATTTTCCACAAGACTTGCATTGCAGGCAGTACCCGATTCTTCTGTTGAATCATCAACTGTATGAATCATTTTTGCAAAACTTTCTTTACTGCTCTCTTGGTATGGCTTTTCTTTCACATGCAAGTTTTCCCCATCTTTGGATTCCATGTCATCATGCTCAATTGTAGCAACTGCATCTCCAGCTTTTTTGTTCGAATCCATCTCTTTGTCTATCACAGATCTTGATGAATCCCTTCCCTGTTTTTGCACAAAACTCATCTCTGTAGCACAAGACTTGTCAATGTCATCTTTCCTATCTGTCCTCTCATTGTTGAATCGATGTAACAAAAGACCAAGTCTTGAATCAGTCTTATGATCTTCGAGCTGAGTGGATACACTTGCTGTCTTGTCCTTCATAGAAATCACTGTTCCACCACCTTTAAAAGATGGTACATCCGAGTGCTCCAGGCAGACAGCACTTTGCAAAGTGGTACAAGTCCTTTTGCTTCTGACATCATTCAACTCACTGATAATATCTGCGGAGTGTACACTCTTTCTGCAAGActggaaaagaggagaaaacagaaaataagaaatacatattttaaataCTGTCTTCATTCAGTGAAAACCTTGACCGCTTCTTCTCTCTGGTATTTAACATTAACAGATATACTTATCCACTTTGTGCCCACTGATCAGAGTATACAACAATGAATGACACATCATTACCGCATTTTCAGGAAGCTAGAGGACTTCAGTAACACTTCCTATTACAAAACGTACAAGAACTGATGTGATTGGCAATCACTGAAGCTTAGTCCTACCTCACCTGCAGATAATGGAAAAATGGCAATAGTGGCCACAAAGGTACCTTTAATGAGTAAACCAGTTAACCCTAAACAATGCAAACCATAGCCATTTTTAGAGTTTGTTATAGTGCTTTCTGTTCTACCAAGGAGCCTTGTGTATCACCTACATGTACCACTATATATTTTAAATCCCTTACTGCCCCCTATCTGCATTTTGCACCATAGCAATGGAAGACGTGATATAATATCCAAACAACTTATTGGTCTATGCCTAGAGGCCAGACTTGAGGCCAAGCCTTTGAATGAAGACCACACAGGACTGCCTAGTAGCTGAGCCTCAACGTATGTGGCTCTGCCAGTCTGGATCAAACAAAGGAAGTGTGGCCTCTTCTGCTTTGGGGTCATCATGAACATTAAAATTGATAAAGGGGCTTGTACTTGGTCGGTTGGGTAGGAGGCAAAGGTTCTTGACTAGCAACTAGCCACTGACAATAGCCATCATTATGTGGAATGTCACTGGTGGAGAAGGAGCTGAGGAACCACATCCCTGTGTACCTGGCTCGAAGCTAGACTTTACTTGTCTAGGTTCATCCAGGATGCTAAAGCTGAGGTGATCTGGAGAATGGGAAGCGGCTGGCATGAGAGTTTGCGTCTACTGATCAGATTCCATAGCACTCAGCCAGAAAAACAGTTGACTGTCTATCCAACTTACCCAAATACTTTCAGTAGTTCTTTGCAAGTGGTATCTTAATTATGCCAATGATCATATTACCACATTACCGTACCACAAACCTTAACATGTTCTATATTCTATAGACAATCTGAAACTCataagaaaacataaaatgcctCATAGTTTTGCCttcatcataataataacattaatccCAAACCTGAAATGTGCTTACACTCTGTAGTCCCAAGGATGACTCGGGTGTGTTCAATGTTGCACCAGCTTCTTTCTCTTCAGCGGACAAAGAGGTCTTCTTTTTGTTGGCTTGCAGATCTGAAGTGACAGTCTCTACACTGGAGTTTCTTAATGACAAGTCCAAAATTACAGATCCTTGATCCAAGAGAGAGTTATCTTTTTTGCTGAGGTCCAAGGCTTTCGAAATCGAAGTCTCTGAACTATCTGTTGCAACTGGGCAAGGATCCAATGACTTGGCCTTGACCTCACACTGAGCTGGGGCTGACACCATTCCACTGGACACTTCCAAAGAATCATATTCTTCTTGACATGGGGTTGAACAGTTTGAGTCAAAATGAAAGAACCTGGCTGTTGACCTGCTGTAGAACAGACCTATCCACATGTGGACGATAAGCCGAACCTCGTCATTGGTGTCTTGAATGGACAAATCCCATGGGCTATTGAAGGTGTGAAATGTACAAAATTAGCTTCTTCAGTTGAATATGATGAATATCATCTGAACTAAACTTCAACTTTATCACATATTGTCAACAAGCTACAAACAAGTACATCActaaaattatgtgaaaatatatatttctaacTGCAATGTTGAGATTCCTCgaataaacaacaaaatgtacatACCCATGTATTGCACGAACGATAGCTCTTTCCTTTGTGTCATTTGTAAACTTGCTGTCTAGATTAAAATCATAGTTTTCTTTCCATTGCTTTGTGATTTGTAGAGAATCATCTTTGACGACAAAGGTACGCGACTGCCTGAACTTTCTTCTACGTGCCATCTGTTTTGTCAGGTATTCTGGAGTCCTGTGGTTGTTTTCACTTCTGTCTTCCTTATCAACAGAGTAGTGTAGTGTTTTAATTCCATCGCCATACATTGTCTGGTGATGGTGCAGCAGTCTTGTAGAACCACTTAAAGGAGATACCTGGAAAGGTGAACCTGACAAATCCAACAGTAGAGAGGAAGACGGGGGCAATGAGTAATCATGTTCTTTAGAAATCAAACCAACCAATTCACTGCCTCCCACAAAATGGCTTGGTGAAGGAGACTCAAGAGGCTGCATGGGTCTAGCTGCAGGCTGTCTAAGCAGAGCATGAAGAACTGACTCTTGTTCACCACTGGTAACATCTTTTGTAAGGTCACACTTCTTCAAACTTGTCTCAGGTTTTCTCTCAAGTGCTGGGTCTGGTTGTGATGGAACCTGGTCATTATTGGCACTGAGTGCCAAGTCAGCAAGTAAGGTCAAAGCATCTGTAGACGAGCAAGTACTGTTACTTTTGTCCTTAACAGTCTTACTGACAGAATTATCCCTAGTAcactctttgtttgtttgtttttcactggcAAAACAAGCTGGGGTTTGAAAATGCAACCACCCTGTGAAgacaaaacagaggagagaaaaaagaaactgcatgaaaataaaaagttgcACATTGAAAGCATTTGAAACATACCAATGTATTGCTATTATGGAATTATTCACCAACATAGAAATTATCTAATTGTTTCAAACAAAGTGATTGCTTATATAAGCCATGAGTGCATATGCAAAGGACTGGCAAATGCAGCACAAGCAAGAGAAAAGCCAACTTCCAACTAGCAAATATTTCGTGAAGCGCAGTGATAGCAAGTTGAGGACAGTAGCAGAAGTGACAGAGCCAAGAAAAGGGTCAGTCAGTTTCAATGTCATGCACAATTCTGAAGAGATTTTAAACagcatacacacaaaaaaagagcatTCCGTATTTCAGAATTGTGTAGTATGacttacatttctttttgaCATGTTCTTCAGAGATGCCTTGATGCTTTTTGAGTGTTTTAATCCGACCCCTTCTTGGAAAAATGGATAAAGGCCTTTGTATGATTTGAGGTTGTTTGTCCAAAATGGTATCTTCTTGTGTCTCCAATGAGTCTTTCCTTTCATGAGTATCCTGACCCTCAGCTTTTATCTGTTTATCTTCtttatttgtcttatttttggGGGTCAAGCCTAGGGCATATGCAAAAAGAGGGTCAACTGAAAGCATCTTTGAAACTTCCTTGACACCCAAATTGGTGTCCTCAGCGATGGTAATTGCATCATTATTCTTCAGCATCCCAGATTCCGAGTCAACTTTGCCCTTCTTGAGACAAGGTTGAGTGTCCTGGGTGGTATCTGCAGTTGTTTCCTGTGACACAATGATTCCAATTTTTCGCTTTCCCCTTAGAAGAACTGATTTCAGTTTTTTCAACAGAAATTCACCCTTGGTTGCACACTTTCCTGCAGAGGGggaattgttgtgtttttcttgaaCTGTTTTTAAGGGTGGAGTGTCTGTGCAATCATTCTTTGAAGAATGTTCACTACTCTCTGAATTCAACGTTAATGAACCATTGCCACTGTCAACGTTTTGAGGATGGTTTCCTCCATCCTTAGATGTTGTGTCCCCTGTTTTGTCCATTGCTATCTCTTTAGCAGTGCTTGACACTTGTTCCATCTCAACTGTGTCATGAGCCTTTGCAGAGAAATCAACCATCATTTTTTCTTGGCATGGTTCATCTTTTGTAGATTGAAGCTTACCATTCAAAGTCCTAATCTGATCAACAAAATCTACAGCGCCATGAGGTACCAAGATTCTTCCACATTCGCTGATAACTGGTTTTAAGTCCCAGCGCTCAGTTTTCTTTCTCTGAGGTAAAGCTTCAAGTTCCACTAAAATGGTACTTTCAAAGTTCTGCTGTCCAGATTCAGATTGTTTCTCCTCTTCCACTGCTAGAGCAAGAGCTGCAGATCTCAGCTTTCTATGTTTTGATGATAGTGTTCCAAATATGCGCTTTCGCTTTCGCCCTTTTCTCCAATCAATATTTGAAGTTTTAGTCAACTCTGGGCGGGTTGATGATTCTTCTTTCTGACTCTTAAAGTTGTCCCTGCGGTATTTCCTATGTTTTGTTTGGTGATTGGTGGGGTCAGGGCATTCAGTAACCTTCTTAGTTTTGACATTCTCATCGTTCAGGGAGTTCCCTTCTTCCGTTTGTACTTTGGCTTTTGAAAAACCAGAATGCTGGAAGTCATTATGTTTTGTCGCAGATTCAGCAGTGGTCACACTTAAACTCGCATCAGTGACAGTTTGCTCTGCTGAAGTGATGCTGACAATCAGCTCTGCAGGAAGTTCACCTGATGTAGAGCGAGCTACCACACTTTTTGTCCCCTTATCATCAGTTCTGATTAGCAATGTCAGATCTGATCTTTCAGTGTCTTTGGTAGCATCTCCAACACTCCAACACTCAGTTTGAGGCATAGTTGTTAAGTCAACTTGGTCTTGAGCACTTGTTATAAAACTGTCCACAGATTTCTCAACATTTACAACAGATTTGTGGCCTGTCTGTTGGTCTTCTGATCCCATGCTGGCCTGACTGGCTGATGTCTCCTCGGGAGATGACAGACAAAAGTAGATATCATCATCAAGGTCTTCCATTCGCTCTTCTTGTCCAGCTGCCAGGATTTCTGAAGCCTTGGATACTGGCAGTTGAAAAGAGACGGGTTTGCTCAAGTATGACTTGAAGTTCTGCCATGCCCTGTTAGTCCACTCCGGGGATTTGTAAAGGTGCTTATGGGCATCTGGCACATCATACTGGTCTGGAAAGATGCTGATATCCCTTGAAGGACTCAATGTCAACCCAGGGTTTATCAATGCTGCGTAGCTCTGCATATGCTGGGCAAATACTTCACACAGTTCTTCACTGGGGTCAGTGGGTGTTTTCTCAACTTCGCCCTCAGCATAACTTAGTACAGGCAAAACACGCAGGATTTCCGATGACACGGCAGGCTTTCGCTGTCCAAATTTTGTGTCTGTGAAAAATCAGGAAAGAGTACTTGGATTTGTATTCATAAATGATGTTGTACAAGCATAAAACTAGAAGGAAACAGAGGAAATTCCTTTCATTTAAGTGATGCTGGAAACATCAAATGAAACATGTTATCACCTTTTTGTATAACTCGTGAGTCTGGAAACACAAATATGCCTTGCAGGACCTCGGTTGCACTGGACCCAGTATctagaacaaacacaaaaaggtATGTGACTGATATGAAAATTAATTATGGCTGTTAATAAAGATTTAATTCAGCAAGTTTTGTTGAGTGACTGACAACATAGTACATAATTTGTTTTCATCTTACCATCATA is drawn from Sparus aurata chromosome 8, fSpaAur1.1, whole genome shotgun sequence and contains these coding sequences:
- the tasor2 gene encoding uncharacterized protein tasor2 isoform X2, with the protein product MESGNGGASSKGVLVPVSAGSDAFQNNILAPLKSAYLYEESKQSFRYKSAFLIKNPELEEKYNAFREKRKEEGYSEEDLKESYGFLLFDDVNKAHALGETGVLTGNSTCTTLGDPSKGVYISVYSDCLDLNRWYHGKSGYIAIIRLTKGRVKKVLENYTQNFTAPTKTFDCHVSEQLPSVSANTSSFLAFERTQYYIYELLNDGSNETAKSPSAACPFAIVSFSYTDTKATLVTQEEKSEEKKQVFHFYPWRGQLQIGTNFYDVGLRSTARALIPAELPPVVKIDRAISMLHLRQLLPRAVFETCFSGEVFLDGLYCSLCELVSTETEETSSVSLLLSEIKEKDVALTVPLSDGGFLFLLHSSHFLTYDDTGSSATEVLQGIFVFPDSRVIQKDTKFGQRKPAVSSEILRVLPVLSYAEGEVEKTPTDPSEELCEVFAQHMQSYAALINPGLTLSPSRDISIFPDQYDVPDAHKHLYKSPEWTNRAWQNFKSYLSKPVSFQLPVSKASEILAAGQEERMEDLDDDIYFCLSSPEETSASQASMGSEDQQTGHKSVVNVEKSVDSFITSAQDQVDLTTMPQTECWSVGDATKDTERSDLTLLIRTDDKGTKSVVARSTSGELPAELIVSITSAEQTVTDASLSVTTAESATKHNDFQHSGFSKAKVQTEEGNSLNDENVKTKKVTECPDPTNHQTKHRKYRRDNFKSQKEESSTRPELTKTSNIDWRKGRKRKRIFGTLSSKHRKLRSAALALAVEEEKQSESGQQNFESTILVELEALPQRKKTERWDLKPVISECGRILVPHGAVDFVDQIRTLNGKLQSTKDEPCQEKMMVDFSAKAHDTVEMEQVSSTAKEIAMDKTGDTTSKDGGNHPQNVDSGNGSLTLNSESSEHSSKNDCTDTPPLKTVQEKHNNSPSAGKCATKGEFLLKKLKSVLLRGKRKIGIIVSQETTADTTQDTQPCLKKGKVDSESGMLKNNDAITIAEDTNLGVKEVSKMLSVDPLFAYALGLTPKNKTNKEDKQIKAEGQDTHERKDSLETQEDTILDKQPQIIQRPLSIFPRRGRIKTLKKHQGISEEHVKKKWWLHFQTPACFASEKQTNKECTRDNSVSKTVKDKSNSTCSSTDALTLLADLALSANNDQVPSQPDPALERKPETSLKKCDLTKDVTSGEQESVLHALLRQPAARPMQPLESPSPSHFVGGSELVGLISKEHDYSLPPSSSLLLDLSGSPFQVSPLSGSTRLLHHHQTMYGDGIKTLHYSVDKEDRSENNHRTPEYLTKQMARRRKFRQSRTFVVKDDSLQITKQWKENYDFNLDSKFTNDTKERAIVRAIHGPWDLSIQDTNDEVRLIVHMWIGLFYSRSTARFFHFDSNCSTPCQEEYDSLEVSSGMVSAPAQCEVKAKSLDPCPVATDSSETSISKALDLSKKDNSLLDQGSVILDLSLRNSSVETVTSDLQANKKKTSLSAEEKEAGATLNTPESSLGLQSSCRKSVHSADIISELNDVRSKRTCTTLQSAVCLEHSDVPSFKGGGTVISMKDKTASVSTQLEDHKTDSRLGLLLHRFNNERTDRKDDIDKSCATEMSFVQKQGRDSSRSVIDKEMDSNKKAGDAVATIEHDDMESKDGENLHVKEKPYQESSKESFAKMIHTVDDSTEESGTACNASLVENEKQSSRVEPEVVSTGKAENVDEDEDCHAVREVKVIEDDHFGKEDGLDEKDNHISDVEADSGGNDQPSPMMCDGPDSAKENCISECNGQTSFDEQPPQADSQGEACHDLELRKLCPNGSALADEHAISEKAPLAPSEMELIDDEPAVEENLEKGVCVVDLRDDTLPMMSDGPDSVKDCITAFNGQTPLNEESSQAKSEDDACNDSELGKLCANGSLLTDEHVILEKAPLAPSEMEPVDNESAVEENSESDNCLADLNYKPISMTHDGSDSVKDFAPECNGQAPLNEQPLQADNKEDTCPSLQLRKVCANDSALTDELAISEKAPHTQSDMEPIDNETAVEENSENCISLGVLSDQPIPMICDGTDSVNKDCITECNQQAPLDVQPCKAENKGDTCHDLQLRNVCANDSAIIDEHAISEKAPHPSSEMEPIKNEPVAESNSENNTCLADEAHFQKSELPISDESTCSVVESSADGSASQKNDTVATESQNKAMTTFSVSLHDHEDQDTKSNEEELNADNKTQKDLFHHLSHSPQCDTVTGCETEEALNKKTNLKIDETNKGLEKIDGRIVIPFIGIDISGEDVMQSDDSHSEGNAEEVQGETKISFIHENTHPETVPPKEVCSTSQICGKKEELSAGKKSLYDGRKSNQLEISESEPDERCPTPTMDEEPYQYLACYDPSSSSSSSSFSGSETCKNMTQQHLGRSSKCIKDEMPLEQKLKSTVGSDPSPQHGLRPDLELRTLRVLQSIGKFLSQSGHPDKSSQIKTADTERSLDQKDKHQDTSTGHNYCHPNTSFSSTELMQAFTPNIDQDGSKTTSQTNVGHESRSNSQRPVMAVKPSKSDEIHTPVVTYIPPTSMLFEIKTERNSVELDDGMQKASEHSSKISCLANVWDSKSNSNKAQFNQYQGRDPSIPKQTPSSSLPFQSFESAKTSSELVDGNQCFLTNILAEKAVQTTNKSTEMEQKDCSEASTSVTDYKDDGIMNNSLFLGPQSSITCTVFNTSRKRPVSFLEQLSQRCLQEDLTLASMEQECLIFSEQMKQLLKRSNRGPIQQLDAHDRLNVPCSSPVTVHFSGLEEEEDSLDYLDAPSLVGQKIEVDMSDKTDLPEEENTLHTQRSSHRTGNPMEHAGVSNVTAECARLYKEIMNDVCAVKTTRPKHFTLDRGYPKTEPSNHFDFCDQMKRDMDESFRSSLNSVVKKSCKTKYRFYILMTSDDTFFDETKVHLEAEGHTAVQPSEFFLDEGSTPSLLIVIRNEDIAEHICEVPHLLELKKSPGVQFAGIDEPDDVVNLTHQELFMRGGFVMFDRAALESLSLCNMKQISEILQELSRMGKWKWMLHYRDSRRMKENARLSTEAKEKTRFLNWCQEVGILEVLPYHECDLMSRDQPDYLTCLVRLQVQNISARYPVFITDTTTDSGFGTNGILTLTFSSFLTSKTFSV
- the tasor2 gene encoding uncharacterized protein tasor2 isoform X1, producing the protein MESGNGGASSKGVLVPVSAGSDAFQNNILAPLKSAYLYEESKQSFRYKSAFLIKNPELEEKYNAFREKRKEEGYSEEDLKESYGFLLFDDVNKAHALGETGVLTGNSTCTTLGDPSKGVYISVYSDCLDLNRWYHGKSGYIAIIRLTKGRVKKVLENYTQNFTAPTKTFDCHVSEQLPSVSANTSSFLAFERTQYYIYELLNDGSNETAKSPSAACPFAIVSFSYTDTKATLVTQEEKSEEKKQVFHFYPWRGQLQIGTNFYDVGLRSTARALIPAELPPVVKIDRAISMLHLRQLLPRAVFETCFSGEVFLDGLYCSLCELVSTETEETSSVSLLLSEIKEKDVALTVPLSDGGFLFLLHSSHFLTYDDTGSSATEVLQGIFVFPDSRVIQKDTKFGQRKPAVSSEILRVLPVLSYAEGEVEKTPTDPSEELCEVFAQHMQSYAALINPGLTLSPSRDISIFPDQYDVPDAHKHLYKSPEWTNRAWQNFKSYLSKPVSFQLPVSKASEILAAGQEERMEDLDDDIYFCLSSPEETSASQASMGSEDQQTGHKSVVNVEKSVDSFITSAQDQVDLTTMPQTECWSVGDATKDTERSDLTLLIRTDDKGTKSVVARSTSGELPAELIVSITSAEQTVTDASLSVTTAESATKHNDFQHSGFSKAKVQTEEGNSLNDENVKTKKVTECPDPTNHQTKHRKYRRDNFKSQKEESSTRPELTKTSNIDWRKGRKRKRIFGTLSSKHRKLRSAALALAVEEEKQSESGQQNFESTILVELEALPQRKKTERWDLKPVISECGRILVPHGAVDFVDQIRTLNGKLQSTKDEPCQEKMMVDFSAKAHDTVEMEQVSSTAKEIAMDKTGDTTSKDGGNHPQNVDSGNGSLTLNSESSEHSSKNDCTDTPPLKTVQEKHNNSPSAGKCATKGEFLLKKLKSVLLRGKRKIGIIVSQETTADTTQDTQPCLKKGKVDSESGMLKNNDAITIAEDTNLGVKEVSKMLSVDPLFAYALGLTPKNKTNKEDKQIKAEGQDTHERKDSLETQEDTILDKQPQIIQRPLSIFPRRGRIKTLKKHQGISEEHVKKKWWLHFQTPACFASEKQTNKECTRDNSVSKTVKDKSNSTCSSTDALTLLADLALSANNDQVPSQPDPALERKPETSLKKCDLTKDVTSGEQESVLHALLRQPAARPMQPLESPSPSHFVGGSELVGLISKEHDYSLPPSSSLLLDLSGSPFQVSPLSGSTRLLHHHQTMYGDGIKTLHYSVDKEDRSENNHRTPEYLTKQMARRRKFRQSRTFVVKDDSLQITKQWKENYDFNLDSKFTNDTKERAIVRAIHGPWDLSIQDTNDEVRLIVHMWIGLFYSRSTARFFHFDSNCSTPCQEEYDSLEVSSGMVSAPAQCEVKAKSLDPCPVATDSSETSISKALDLSKKDNSLLDQGSVILDLSLRNSSVETVTSDLQANKKKTSLSAEEKEAGATLNTPESSLGLQSVSTFQSCRKSVHSADIISELNDVRSKRTCTTLQSAVCLEHSDVPSFKGGGTVISMKDKTASVSTQLEDHKTDSRLGLLLHRFNNERTDRKDDIDKSCATEMSFVQKQGRDSSRSVIDKEMDSNKKAGDAVATIEHDDMESKDGENLHVKEKPYQESSKESFAKMIHTVDDSTEESGTACNASLVENEKQSSRVEPEVVSTGKAENVDEDEDCHAVREVKVIEDDHFGKEDGLDEKDNHISDVEADSGGNDQPSPMMCDGPDSAKENCISECNGQTSFDEQPPQADSQGEACHDLELRKLCPNGSALADEHAISEKAPLAPSEMELIDDEPAVEENLEKGVCVVDLRDDTLPMMSDGPDSVKDCITAFNGQTPLNEESSQAKSEDDACNDSELGKLCANGSLLTDEHVILEKAPLAPSEMEPVDNESAVEENSESDNCLADLNYKPISMTHDGSDSVKDFAPECNGQAPLNEQPLQADNKEDTCPSLQLRKVCANDSALTDELAISEKAPHTQSDMEPIDNETAVEENSENCISLGVLSDQPIPMICDGTDSVNKDCITECNQQAPLDVQPCKAENKGDTCHDLQLRNVCANDSAIIDEHAISEKAPHPSSEMEPIKNEPVAESNSENNTCLADEAHFQKSELPISDESTCSVVESSADGSASQKNDTVATESQNKAMTTFSVSLHDHEDQDTKSNEEELNADNKTQKDLFHHLSHSPQCDTVTGCETEEALNKKTNLKIDETNKGLEKIDGRIVIPFIGIDISGEDVMQSDDSHSEGNAEEVQGETKISFIHENTHPETVPPKEVCSTSQICGKKEELSAGKKSLYDGRKSNQLEISESEPDERCPTPTMDEEPYQYLACYDPSSSSSSSSFSGSETCKNMTQQHLGRSSKCIKDEMPLEQKLKSTVGSDPSPQHGLRPDLELRTLRVLQSIGKFLSQSGHPDKSSQIKTADTERSLDQKDKHQDTSTGHNYCHPNTSFSSTELMQAFTPNIDQDGSKTTSQTNVGHESRSNSQRPVMAVKPSKSDEIHTPVVTYIPPTSMLFEIKTERNSVELDDGMQKASEHSSKISCLANVWDSKSNSNKAQFNQYQGRDPSIPKQTPSSSLPFQSFESAKTSSELVDGNQCFLTNILAEKAVQTTNKSTEMEQKDCSEASTSVTDYKDDGIMNNSLFLGPQSSITCTVFNTSRKRPVSFLEQLSQRCLQEDLTLASMEQECLIFSEQMKQLLKRSNRGPIQQLDAHDRLNVPCSSPVTVHFSGLEEEEDSLDYLDAPSLVGQKIEVDMSDKTDLPEEENTLHTQRSSHRTGNPMEHAGVSNVTAECARLYKEIMNDVCAVKTTRPKHFTLDRGYPKTEPSNHFDFCDQMKRDMDESFRSSLNSVVKKSCKTKYRFYILMTSDDTFFDETKVHLEAEGHTAVQPSEFFLDEGSTPSLLIVIRNEDIAEHICEVPHLLELKKSPGVQFAGIDEPDDVVNLTHQELFMRGGFVMFDRAALESLSLCNMKQISEILQELSRMGKWKWMLHYRDSRRMKENARLSTEAKEKTRFLNWCQEVGILEVLPYHECDLMSRDQPDYLTCLVRLQVQNISARYPVFITDTTTDSGFGTNGILTLTFSSFLTSKTFSV